Below is a genomic region from Flavobacterium ginsengisoli.
TGAGGCTGTTGCAATTGGTTTTATCAGCTTATTTAGAACCCAAAGTGTTGCTGCTGTTGCGAGTAATGTCATAATTAAAGAAAAAATGAGAACCGAAGTTGGCGACACCTTATGTTCGAAAAATAAAATAAAAAACAAGATTCCGATTAGAGGAATATGAATACCGATAAAAGCAACGAACAAAAATTTGAAAGCATAACTTTTTTTAAGAAAGCTGATTTGTGAGAGTTTGCGATACAACTTCATAAAAAGATATAGATAGTAGGTTAATATGTAATTTTATTGGGCTTATTACAAAAACAAAATTAACTTTTATACCCAATTAAACTAATATTTTGAAGAATTTCTAAATTTTTTCTAAAATTAAATTTGTAAAAGTTTTCAAAGGCTTATTTTTGCGCTATGGGAAGAAAAAAATACAGACAAAATTGTCTTTCATCAAATTCAAGTTCTTGATGCTGGTGCAAAAGGAGTTTCAGTAGCTAAAGCACCTGACGGAAAAGTAATCTTTATTCCGAATGTCGTGCCTGGAGATGTTGTAGACGTGCAGACATTAAAAAAAGAAAGGCTTATTACGAAGGTAAAGCTGTAAAATTTCACGAATTATCTGAATATAGAGTAGAGCCAATCTGCGAACATTTTGGAGTATGTGGAGGTTGTAAATGGCAGAATATGAAATACAGCCAGCAGCTAGCATTTAAACAAAATGAAGTTAAAAATCACTTACAAAGAATAGGAAAAATCGAACTTCCAGAATTTGAAGATATCTTAGGTTCTGAGAAACAGTTTTTCTATAGAAATAAAATGGAATTTTCTTTTTCTAACAGCAGATGGCTTACAGAGAAAGAAATTGGAAGCACTGAAGATTTAGGCAACCGAAATGCTTTAGGATTCCATATTCCTAAAATGTGGGATAAAATTCTTGACATCAACAAATGTCATTTACAAGAAGATCCTTCAAATGCCATTCGTAACGAAATCCGAGCTTTTGCAAATGAGCATAATTTAGCTTTTTTCAATCCGAGAGAACATTCTGGATTATTAAGAACAGTTATGATTCGTACGGTTTCAACTGGCGAAATCATGGTTTTAATTCAGTTTTTTGAAGAAGACAAAGAAAATCGAGAATTAATTCTTGACCATTTATACGAGAAATTTCCAGAAATCACTTCGCTTCAGTATGTAGTAAATGGAAAACCAAACGATACAATTTACGATCAGGACGTTATTCTTTATAAAGGAAGAAATTACATTTTGGAAGAAATGGAAGGTTTAAAATTCAGTATTAATGCTAAATCTTTCTACCAAACCAATTCTGATCAAGCATATGAATTATATAAGATAACACGTGATTTTGCTGGCCTTACAGGAAATGAAGTAGTTTATGACTTATATACAGGAACTGGAACAATTGCACAATTCGTTTCTAAAAAAGCAAAAAAAGTAATTGGAGTAGAAAGTGTTCCTGAAGCGATTATTGATGCGAAAGCCAATGCTGAACGCAATAATATTACAAATTGCGAGTTTTTTGTTGGTGACATGAAAGTAGTATTTAATGAAGCTTTTATTGCACAACACGGAAAACCAGATGTTATTATTACAGATCCGCCTCGCGACGGAATGCATAAGGATGTAGTAGAACAAATCTTAAAAATTGCTCCAAAAAGAGTAGTTTACGTAAGCTGTAATTCTGCGACACAAGCACGTGATTTGGCTTTAATGGACGAAAAATACAAAGTAACACGTGTGCGACCTGTAGACATGTTTCCGCAGACACATCACGTTGAAAATGTTGTACTTTTAGAACTTCGATAAAAAATACATGAAAAAATTAATCTCTCTTTTACTGCTCTTTACTTTCGGCTTATCTAGTTGCGAGAAAGATGATATCTGTGATTCTAACACACCAACTACACCAAGATTGGTTATGACATTTTATGATATATCTAATCCGACAAAAACGAAAAATGTTACCAATCTAAAAGTTATTGGTGAAAATATGAAAGAGGGAATTGTTTTTAATGAAAGTCTTGCGGAAGATGATTCATTGAGATATGTGACCAGTGGAAGTTCAGTATCAATTCCTTTGAAGGTTAATGATACTACATCAACTTTCAAATTTATTTATAGTTCATTAAGCACAACTGCTATTAATACAGATATTATTAAATTTAGATACACTACAAAAAATGTGTATGTTTCAAGAGCTTGTGGTTTTAAAACCATTTTTGAATTAAAGAGCAGACCACCATTTATACAAACCGATCCAGACTCTGTTCTATGGATGACCGAAGTTGATCTAGTAAACCCTAACATTGAATCTGAAAATGAAACACACATTAACGTTTATTTCTAGTATTTCATTATTATTTTCAGTGTTTTTAGGTTATGCTCAGGACGTTCCTGAGATTTCTAAAAATTTGGACACAATAGTGACTAAAAAGCCAAAAATAGAAACTGTAAAAGCAGACAAAGCCACAAATTCAGGAAGCTCAAGCTCC
It encodes:
- a CDS encoding DUF6452 family protein yields the protein MKKLISLLLLFTFGLSSCEKDDICDSNTPTTPRLVMTFYDISNPTKTKNVTNLKVIGENMKEGIVFNESLAEDDSLRYVTSGSSVSIPLKVNDTTSTFKFIYSSLSTTAINTDIIKFRYTTKNVYVSRACGFKTIFELKSRPPFIQTDPDSVLWMTEVDLVNPNIESENETHINVYF